In Plasmodium chabaudi chabaudi strain AS genome assembly, chromosome: 10, a single genomic region encodes these proteins:
- a CDS encoding vacuolar protein sorting-associated protein 29, putative, with the protein MSDKLEDIGEFVLVIGDFHSPMRNLGLPDCFKELLKTDKIKHVLCTGNVGCNENLELLKNIADSVHITKGDMDSNFDFPEKINIKIGDFKISLVHGHQIIPWGDLNALLQWQKEYDSDIIISGHTHKNSINNFEGKYFINPGSATGAFQPWVSNPIPSFILMAISKSSIVVYVYEEKDGKMNVEMSELRKQ; encoded by the coding sequence ATGAGCGATAAATTAGAAGATATAGGGGAGTTTGTTTTAGTCATTGGAGATTTCCATTCCCCTATGAGAAATCTAGGACTTCCTGATTGCTTTAAAGAACTTTTGAAGACTGACAAAATAAAGCATGTATTATGTACAGGAAATGTAGGAtgtaatgaaaatttagaattactaaaaaatattgctgACTCTGTTCATATAACTAAAGGAGATATGGATAGTAATTTTGATTTTccggaaaaaataaatattaaaattggaGACTTTAAAATATCCTTAGTTCATGGTCATCAAATTATTCCTTGGGGTGATTTAAATGCACTCTTACAATGGCAAAAAGAATATGATAgtgatataattattagtGGTCACACACACAAAAAttctattaataattttgaaggtaaatattttattaatccTGGTTCAGCAACTGGCGCATTTCAACCTTGGGTTTCTAATCCAATCCCgagttttatattaatggCAATTTCTAAAAGCTCTATTgttgtatatgtatatgaaGAGAAAGATGGAAAAATGAATGTTGAAATGAGTGAGTTACGTAAACAATaa
- a CDS encoding ATP-dependent Clp protease regulatory subunit ClpC, putative, which yields MKDYHILIAIFMILGFVLNVRISKKVSFLNNTYNLNKYKTFKVKRNKYIKIYNNKNDKSNRFLFDEYDENCIKALIMAREVAKNNNENEVLLKHLLVAILKTDSNIIEHIFKYFNISLHHFINKFNTEFDKNNLKKPEHESYDKNLAPSEQIDLQKSDTQNGDQENKLINNMNDKQIKDEEHNHIILNNLNNQSNDDITNRDDNTNADSTSSEHYGSEKVTDISNSYNNNADANYVANQNDDTFLVNNNIAKRNNQKVSKPNKEIKFSENCKLVLQNAILEARKKNKIFVNLTDILISMINIAQENKECDFVKYLNELNISLSDLKKQINNYDENNLSSTLIHSPINKNIIPNDERHNNEHEIGNPNGDHYPDKQNRNMSDQPNNIINNMNNEYINQEKYFKNNEDNNFPQNNKFMPSVITKDCLVDLVQRAYEKRMDNFFGRTDEIKRIIEILGRKKKSNPLLVGETGVGKTAIVEQLAYLILKNKVPYHLKNCKIFQLNLGNIVAGTKYRGEFEEKMKQILANISKDKKNILFIDEIHVIVGAGSGEGSLDASNILKPFLSSDNLQCIGTTTFQEYSKYIETDKALRRRFNCVNIKPLNSNETYKLLKKIKNSYEQYHNIYYTNEALKSIILLSDDYLPTLNFPDKAIDILDEAGSYQKIKYERYITKKLRNENNIKTDPVKVEEKVDTNKADTINTASNQVENYSADVTSQVESNCLVDDLHMKYVTSDVIENIVSKKSSISFIKKNKKEEEKIQNLKEKLNKIIIGQEKVIDILSKYLFKAITNIKDANKPIGTLLLCGSSGVGKTLCAQVISQYLFNDDNIIVINMNEYIDKHSVSKLFGSYPGYVGYKEGGELTEAVKKKPFSIILFDEIEKAHSDVLHVLLQILDNGILTDSKGNKVSFKNTFIFMTTNVGSDIITDYFKVYNKNYANFGFKYYIKKEKNEKVEPQDTTNTNTHNGENKIQTDLDIFEEKIKTNKWYDELQPEIEEELKKKFLPEFLNRIDEKILFRQFLKRDIIQILENMIEDLKKRIKKRKKLNILIDDNIIKYICSDENNIYDINFGARSIRRALYKYIEDPIAAFLISNEYEPNDTMHLTLSPNNQINVNLLKHTITSLS from the coding sequence atgaaagattatcacattttaattgctatatttatgatattAGGATTTGTATTAAATGTCAGAATAAGTAAAAAAGTCAGCTTCTTAAATAATACTTATAacttaaataaatacaaaacatttaaagtaaaaagaaataaatatataaaaatctacaataacaaaaatgataaatcaaATAGATTTCTGTTTGATgaatatgatgaaaattgTATTAAGGCTTTAATTATGGCTAGAGAAGTAgccaaaaataataatgaaaatgaagtCTTGCTTAAGCATCTACTTGTTGCAATACTTAAAACGGATTCAAATATCATAGAACACatctttaaatattttaacatATCATTACaccattttataaataaatttaatacaGAATTTGACAAAAATAATCTAAAAAAACCAGAACATGAATCATATGATAAAAACCTTGCTCCGTCCGAACAAATAGACTTACAGAAATCGGATACTCAAAATGGTGACCAAGAAAACaagttaataaataatatgaatgacaaacaaataaaagatgAAGAGCATAATCACATTATCctaaacaatttaaataatcaatCAAACGATGATATTACGAACAGAGATGATAATACTAATGCCGATTCTACTAGTAGCGAACATTATGGCTCTGAAAAAGTTACAGACATATCAAAcagttataataataatgcagATGCTAATTATGTAGCAAACCAAAACGATGACACATTTTtagttaataataatattgccAAACGAAATAATCAAAAGGTGTCAAAACCGAataaggaaataaaattttcagaGAATTGCAAATTAGTTCTTCAAAACGCTATTTTAGAAgcaagaaaaaaaaataaaatttttgtaaatcttactgatatattaatatctaTGATTAATATTGCtcaagaaaataaagaatgtgattttgtaaaatatttaaatgaacTTAATATAAGTTTAAGTGATTTGAAAaagcaaataaataattatgatgaaaataatttgagCTCAACACTTATTCATTCAccaattaataaaaatataattccaAATGATGAAAGACACAATAATGAACATGAAATTGGAAATCCAAATGGGGATCACTATCCcgataaacaaaatagaaACATGTCTGATCAaccaaataatattataaacaatatgaataacgaatatataaatcaagAAAagtatttcaaaaataatgaagataATAACTTtccacaaaataataaatttatgccCTCTGTAATTACAAAAGATTGCTTAGTTGATTTAGTACAACGAGCTTATGAAAAAAGGATGGacaatttttttggaaGAAcagatgaaataaaaagaataatagaaatattaggaaggaaaaaaaaatcgaacCCATTATTAGTTGGAGAAACAGGAGTTGGTAAAACAGCTATTGTTGAACAACttgcatatttaatattaaaaaataaagtaccatatcatttaaaaaattgtaaaatatttcaattgAATCTTGGAAATATTGTAGCTGGAACTAAATATCGAGGAGAgtttgaagaaaaaatgaaacaaatATTAGCAAACATAagtaaagataaaaaaaatattttatttatcgaTGAAATACATGTAATTGTTGGAGCAGGAAGTGGAGAAGGATCATTAGATGCATCTAATATATTGAaaccatttttatcatcagATAATTTACAATGTATTGGTACAACCACTTTTCAAGAgtattcaaaatatattgaaacTGATAAAGCATTAAGAAGAAGATTTAATtgtgttaatataaaaccACTTAATAGTAAtgaaacatataaattattaaaaaaaattaaaaattccTATGAGCaatatcataatatatattatactaaTGAAGCTCTAAAATCAATTATACTTCTTTCTGATGATTATTTACCTACCTTGAATTTTCCTGATAAAGCTATTGACATTTTAGATGAGGCTGGGTcgtatcaaaaaataaaatacgaAAGATAtatcacaaaaaaattaagaaatgaaaataacatTAAGACTGATCCTGTTAAGGTAGAAGAAAAAGTAGACACAAATAAAGCAGATACTATAAATACAGCATCTAATCAAGTTGAAAATTATTCGGCAGATGTAACATCTCAAGTCGAATCGAATTGCCTTGTTGATGATCTTCATATGAAATATGTGACATCAGATGTGATCGAAAATATTGTAAGTAAAAAATCatctatttcatttattaaaaaaaataaaaaagaagaagaaaaaatacaaaacttaaaagaaaaattaaataaaattataataggacaagaaaaagtaatagatatattatcaaaatatttatttaaagctataacaaatattaaaGATGCAAATAAACCAATCGGTACACTTCTATTATGTGGATCGTCAGGTGTCGGAAAAACATTATGTGCTCAGGTTATTTCACAATATCTAtttaatgatgataatataattgtaataaatatgaatgaatatatagataaaCATTCGGTTAGTAAATTATTTGGTAGTTATCCAGGTTATGTAGGATACAAAGAAGGTGGTGAATTAACGGAAgctgtaaaaaaaaaacctTTTTCAATTATACTCTTTGATGAAATAGAAAAAGCACATAGTGATGTTTTACATGTACTACTACAAATTTTAGATAATGGCATACTAACAGATTCCAAAGGAAATAAagtttcttttaaaaatacttttatatttatgacaACAAATGTTGGTTCAGATATTATAACAGATTATTTCAAGgtatacaataaaaattatgcaaaCTTTGGTTTTAAGTATTATATTAAGAAAgagaaaaacgaaaaagTAGAACCCCAAGACACAACAAATACTAACACACATAAtggtgaaaataaaatacaaacaGATCTAGACATttttgaagaaaaaattaaaacaaataaatggTATGATGAACTTCAACCAGAAATTGAAGAagagttaaaaaaaaaatttttacccgaatttttaaatagaatagatgaaaaaatattattccgTCAATTTCTTAAGAGAgatattatacaaattttagaaaatatgattgaagatttaaaaaaacgaattaaaaaaagaaaaaaacttaatatattaatagatgataatataattaaatatatttgctctgatgaaaataatatttatgatatCAATTTTGGAGCTAGATCAATTAGAAGggcattatataaatatatagaagaCCCGATTGCTGCTTTTCTAATTTCTAATGAATATGAGCCTAACGACACAATGCATTTAACCTTATCACCCAACAATCAAATTAATGTCAATCTACTAAAGCACACTATCACTTCGCTATCCTAA